A window of Zavarzinella sp. contains these coding sequences:
- a CDS encoding polysaccharide pyruvyl transferase family protein, which translates to MHRREFLAASAGMLAAFGISNTAEPKRIILRSSWQTENIGDIAHTPGMLTLLEEHRQQDVVTLWPSGLSEDVERLLLKRFPKLTIVKTTAEKQAALQACDFFLHGSGPGLVGAKDTELARTAGKPYGFAGVTLSDAELKTHRELLANAKFVYTRDSDSLKALQATGIKGPTMAFGPDATFALDIHDESAADKLLKKYQLEAGKFLCAIPRLRWTPYWEIRPERVKPNPERSAVNEAFAERDHAKMREAIIAWVTKFEQKVFLVPEMTYAVTRLKPLLFDPLPEKIKQHVVVMDRYWLTAEAASVYARAAAMISFEQHSPIIAVANGTPAMLLRQPTDTRKGQMWRDIGLDRWIFEIDDATGTQIADRLLELGSDLPKAREVTKKAHQFTLEKMGKMVAAIG; encoded by the coding sequence ATGCACCGAAGAGAATTTCTAGCTGCTTCTGCAGGCATGCTCGCAGCGTTTGGGATTAGCAATACCGCAGAACCAAAACGAATTATTCTGCGCTCATCATGGCAAACGGAAAATATTGGCGACATTGCCCACACACCTGGGATGCTGACCTTACTGGAAGAACACCGCCAGCAGGATGTGGTAACTCTCTGGCCCAGTGGTCTGAGTGAAGATGTAGAGCGATTGTTGCTGAAACGTTTTCCCAAGCTAACCATCGTCAAAACTACTGCGGAAAAACAAGCCGCACTCCAGGCGTGCGACTTTTTTCTGCACGGTTCTGGCCCAGGACTGGTGGGAGCGAAAGATACTGAACTGGCACGCACCGCGGGCAAGCCTTACGGTTTTGCAGGTGTAACACTTTCCGATGCAGAATTGAAAACGCACCGCGAACTGCTGGCGAATGCCAAATTTGTTTACACTCGGGATAGCGATTCTCTGAAGGCACTGCAGGCCACAGGCATCAAAGGCCCCACAATGGCATTCGGGCCGGATGCCACCTTCGCCCTGGATATCCATGATGAGAGTGCTGCGGATAAATTGCTCAAAAAGTATCAATTGGAAGCGGGAAAGTTTCTCTGTGCCATTCCCCGCCTGCGCTGGACACCTTATTGGGAGATTCGTCCGGAACGGGTGAAGCCCAACCCAGAACGCAGTGCGGTGAACGAGGCTTTTGCCGAACGCGACCACGCCAAGATGCGGGAAGCCATAATTGCCTGGGTAACCAAGTTTGAACAAAAAGTGTTTCTGGTTCCTGAGATGACCTATGCGGTCACTCGGTTAAAGCCATTACTGTTTGATCCGTTGCCAGAAAAAATTAAGCAGCACGTGGTAGTCATGGATCGTTACTGGTTGACTGCTGAGGCTGCCAGCGTTTACGCACGTGCGGCTGCGATGATCAGTTTCGAACAGCACTCACCCATTATTGCCGTTGCGAATGGTACACCGGCGATGCTGCTGCGGCAGCCCACTGATACCAGGAAAGGGCAGATGTGGCGTGATATCGGACTGGATCGCTGGATTTTTGAAATTGATGATGCCACGGGTACCCAGATTGCTGATCGTTTGCTGGAACTAGGGAGTGATTTGCCCAAGGCACGCGAAGTAACAAAAAAAGCTCACCAATTCACTTTGGAGAAAATGGGCAAAATGGTGGCTGCGATTGGCTGA
- a CDS encoding FG-GAP-like repeat-containing protein, producing the protein MNKFSFVTVLLFCQACAAQDRLVPLPYNNPTLVVDLGVGLWAWPVPCDADDDGDYDLIVSCPDKPSNGVWLFENTTGDTKKQPRPIFQPARKLSATKHYVMPSYLPDGMRVCTPGTEHPNFVKTGIRESIPLGVPANFNRPLKPDQTRGPKIRHRQWRLVDFDGDGKLDIVTGIEDWSEYGWDNAYDAKGGWQNGPLHGFVFIHRNMGSNEQPKYAAPLKLLAGGKPIDTYGCPSPNFADFDGDGDLDLLCGEFLDRLTYFQNIGTRTEPKYAAGERLTDQRKLLIAMDLQMIVPIAFDWDRDSHIDLIVGDEDGRVAWIRHTGKLHPDNTPIFEQPVYFQQVADTLKCGALATPVAFDWDNDGDQDILCGNTAGYIEFFENLVIDKDSSLPNWAAPKRLEVNGKPFRVIAGPNGSIQGPAEAKWGYTTFSVADWDGDGLPDIILNSILGNIVWLKNVGKLGSPQLSAPQAVTVAWQHEAPHLQWGWRKPHGNELLTQWRTTPVVYDFNGDQLPDLAVLDTEGYLALFERKMQGGKRILLPPKRVFVDENSQPLRLNSRTAGGSGRRKWCVTDWDGDGTFDLLVNSANADWYRGMGVKEGKWHFAKPVTLAKQNIEGHDVSPAVVDFDNNGIPDFLGGAEDGRLYLLKNPRKK; encoded by the coding sequence ATGAATAAATTCTCATTCGTTACCGTATTACTGTTCTGTCAGGCTTGTGCTGCCCAGGATCGGCTGGTCCCACTGCCGTACAACAATCCTACTCTGGTGGTAGACCTGGGCGTGGGTTTGTGGGCCTGGCCCGTGCCGTGTGACGCGGATGATGATGGCGACTACGATCTGATTGTTTCCTGCCCTGATAAACCATCCAACGGAGTTTGGCTGTTCGAAAATACCACTGGTGACACGAAAAAGCAGCCCAGACCCATATTTCAGCCTGCCCGCAAGCTGAGTGCAACAAAACACTACGTGATGCCCAGCTATCTTCCCGATGGCATGCGGGTCTGCACGCCGGGCACAGAACACCCTAATTTTGTGAAAACAGGTATCCGCGAATCCATCCCGCTGGGTGTACCCGCAAATTTTAATCGTCCCCTGAAACCCGATCAGACTCGTGGGCCAAAAATTCGCCACCGGCAATGGCGACTGGTTGATTTTGATGGTGATGGTAAGCTCGATATTGTGACTGGCATTGAAGATTGGAGCGAATACGGTTGGGACAATGCATATGACGCAAAAGGGGGCTGGCAGAATGGTCCTTTGCACGGTTTTGTATTCATCCACCGTAACATGGGAAGTAACGAGCAGCCGAAGTATGCAGCACCGCTGAAATTGCTGGCGGGTGGCAAACCGATCGATACGTACGGTTGCCCAAGCCCGAACTTTGCTGATTTCGACGGTGATGGCGACCTCGATTTGCTGTGCGGAGAATTTCTGGATCGGTTGACCTATTTTCAGAACATTGGCACCCGCACAGAGCCCAAATATGCTGCTGGTGAGCGTCTGACTGATCAGCGCAAGTTGCTTATTGCCATGGACTTACAGATGATTGTGCCCATTGCTTTTGACTGGGACCGCGATTCCCACATCGACCTGATTGTGGGAGACGAAGACGGTCGAGTTGCCTGGATTCGGCACACTGGAAAACTACACCCAGACAACACCCCCATCTTCGAACAGCCTGTCTATTTTCAACAGGTGGCCGACACCTTGAAATGTGGGGCACTGGCCACACCAGTGGCATTCGACTGGGATAACGATGGCGATCAGGATATTCTGTGCGGCAATACTGCTGGTTACATCGAATTTTTTGAGAACCTGGTTATTGATAAAGACAGTTCCTTGCCCAACTGGGCCGCACCGAAACGCCTGGAAGTGAATGGCAAACCATTTCGTGTGATAGCTGGTCCGAATGGCAGCATTCAGGGACCTGCCGAAGCCAAGTGGGGCTACACCACATTTTCTGTGGCCGACTGGGATGGAGACGGCTTACCGGATATTATTCTCAACAGCATTCTGGGCAATATTGTCTGGCTGAAGAATGTCGGTAAGTTGGGTTCGCCACAACTCTCTGCACCGCAAGCAGTTACGGTCGCATGGCAACATGAAGCTCCCCACCTGCAGTGGGGATGGCGAAAACCACACGGCAATGAATTGTTAACCCAATGGCGTACGACACCTGTGGTGTACGATTTCAATGGAGATCAATTACCCGATCTGGCCGTGCTGGATACAGAAGGCTACCTTGCACTGTTCGAGCGAAAAATGCAAGGTGGCAAACGGATTCTTCTGCCACCCAAACGTGTGTTTGTGGATGAGAACAGCCAACCACTTCGTTTGAACAGCCGCACGGCAGGTGGTAGTGGCAGACGCAAGTGGTGCGTGACCGATTGGGATGGCGATGGCACCTTCGACCTGTTGGTGAATTCCGCCAACGCCGACTGGTATCGTGGCATGGGCGTCAAAGAAGGTAAATGGCACTTCGCAAAACCAGTTACGTTGGCCAAACAGAATATTGAAGGCCACGATGTCAGCCCCGCAGTGGTAGATTTTGACAATAATGGCATCCCGGACTTTCTGGGAGGCGCTGAAGATGGACGCTTGTACTTACTGAAGAACCCGCGAAAAAAGTAA
- a CDS encoding DUF1501 domain-containing protein, which translates to MLWGTRRQWLSSAGNGFGLLALNALLAQEMTAQEVAGQAHPLAPKKPHHRPTAKACIFLFMEGGPSHLDTFDPKPLLNKLAGKPLPDSFGKVITAMGETKAPLLASPRKWTQHGKCGTWVSELLPHTAEMVDDIAVIRSCVADGINHSAGVCQMNTGSILGGRPSLGSWATYGLGTENANLPAFVVMQDNQSQVTNGPRNWSAGFMPAVYQGIRIQGGQEPIPNLNTPEGVTSAQQRGKLDLLKQMNQRFAQEFPQQTELDARLNSYELAFRMQAEAPEAVDLSKETKETISLYGIEKKETAAMGRNCLLARRLVERGVRFVQIYHGAGSKWDAHSKLESNHGGLCKAMDKPVAALLQDLKRRGLLESTLVFWGGEFGRTPMSEKGDGRDHNPTGFTMWMAGGGVKGGQVIGNTDDLGLHATEKRLHVHDLHATVLHMMGIDNMELVYKYKGRPERPTLNEGEAYLPILG; encoded by the coding sequence ATGTTGTGGGGAACTCGTCGTCAATGGTTAAGCTCTGCCGGAAATGGATTTGGACTGCTGGCGTTGAACGCACTGTTGGCTCAGGAAATGACTGCTCAGGAAGTGGCAGGTCAGGCACATCCACTGGCACCCAAAAAGCCGCACCATCGCCCCACAGCTAAGGCGTGTATTTTCCTTTTCATGGAAGGTGGGCCAAGCCATCTGGACACATTCGACCCGAAACCACTGCTGAATAAATTGGCGGGCAAACCGCTTCCAGATAGTTTTGGCAAAGTAATCACTGCCATGGGGGAAACGAAAGCTCCCCTGCTGGCCAGTCCGAGAAAATGGACGCAGCACGGCAAATGTGGCACATGGGTGAGTGAATTATTGCCCCACACAGCAGAAATGGTTGATGATATTGCGGTAATTCGTTCCTGTGTGGCAGACGGGATTAACCATTCGGCAGGTGTCTGCCAGATGAATACGGGCTCGATTCTGGGTGGCAGGCCATCGTTGGGAAGTTGGGCCACATACGGACTGGGGACCGAGAACGCCAATCTGCCCGCCTTCGTGGTGATGCAGGACAATCAATCGCAGGTCACGAACGGCCCACGCAACTGGAGCGCGGGCTTCATGCCTGCCGTTTATCAGGGAATCCGCATTCAAGGTGGGCAGGAACCTATTCCCAATCTGAACACTCCTGAAGGGGTTACTTCTGCCCAGCAGCGTGGAAAGCTGGATCTGTTGAAACAGATGAATCAGCGATTTGCACAGGAATTCCCACAGCAGACTGAACTGGATGCCCGCCTCAACAGTTATGAACTGGCTTTTCGCATGCAGGCAGAGGCACCGGAAGCCGTGGATCTGAGCAAAGAGACCAAAGAAACCATTTCTCTCTACGGAATTGAGAAAAAAGAAACTGCTGCGATGGGGCGAAACTGCCTGCTTGCCCGCAGACTGGTAGAACGTGGGGTGCGGTTTGTACAGATTTATCATGGTGCAGGCAGTAAGTGGGACGCCCACAGTAAGCTGGAATCGAACCACGGTGGGCTGTGCAAAGCAATGGACAAACCCGTGGCAGCACTGCTGCAAGACCTGAAACGGCGAGGCTTACTGGAGAGCACCCTCGTCTTCTGGGGTGGGGAATTTGGCCGCACACCAATGAGCGAAAAAGGTGATGGTCGCGACCACAATCCGACTGGTTTTACGATGTGGATGGCCGGTGGTGGGGTAAAAGGTGGGCAAGTAATTGGCAACACCGACGACCTGGGCCTGCATGCTACCGAGAAACGGCTACACGTGCACGATTTGCATGCCACGGTGCTCCACATGATGGGCATTGACAACATGGAGCTTGTCTACAAGTATAAGGGACGACCGGAACGCCCTACCTTGAATGAAGGGGAAGCTTACCTGCCTATCCTCGGCTAG
- a CDS encoding right-handed parallel beta-helix repeat-containing protein, producing MFNNRFLRTKEEKGYEYYGIKVRQAKRCRMHHNTIEVNFSMEFPFKNDEDNEIDHNVLHGTISIPKYAGGAVPKSGKTFHIHHNWFRDSYSIEFVRNGVEIDHNLFDFDLKKDHGNLISGFGQAAAKGPATFHHNLVNNPGRGVIWINEVYNYLAVRNNHIRTQTTATPRKEGLFGFNKESDFSTIEISDNIIECIGESRPLLRNEASYLAKIENNRLSNVADSGKYENKKLNRPVGPGTATPFRCGVAGEYLVDGWKVSLMKRD from the coding sequence ATTTTCAACAATCGATTTCTACGGACAAAAGAGGAAAAAGGGTACGAGTACTACGGCATCAAGGTGCGACAAGCGAAACGTTGTCGCATGCATCACAATACGATTGAAGTGAATTTTTCAATGGAGTTCCCGTTCAAGAACGATGAAGATAACGAAATTGATCACAATGTTTTGCACGGTACGATTTCGATACCAAAGTATGCTGGTGGTGCAGTACCGAAAAGTGGAAAAACATTTCATATCCACCATAACTGGTTTCGCGACAGCTATTCGATTGAGTTTGTGCGAAATGGTGTTGAAATTGACCACAACCTTTTTGACTTCGACCTAAAGAAAGACCACGGCAATCTGATTTCAGGATTTGGGCAAGCTGCTGCAAAAGGCCCAGCAACTTTTCACCACAATCTTGTGAATAACCCAGGGCGTGGTGTCATCTGGATTAACGAAGTTTATAACTATCTGGCTGTTCGAAACAACCATATTCGCACCCAAACGACTGCAACTCCACGCAAGGAAGGTCTGTTTGGCTTCAATAAAGAATCCGATTTTTCTACGATCGAAATTTCTGACAACATTATTGAATGCATCGGGGAGAGTCGTCCTTTACTGCGGAATGAAGCAAGTTATCTGGCAAAGATTGAAAATAACCGACTGAGCAATGTCGCTGACAGTGGGAAGTATGAAAATAAAAAATTGAATCGTCCTGTAGGACCCGGTACCGCTACCCCTTTTCGTTGCGGTGTGGCTGGGGAATACCTGGTCGATGGTTGGAAGGTGTCTCTGATGAAAAGAGATTGA
- a CDS encoding DnaA/Hda family protein yields the protein MPSQLETEHEVGPRGRENGDLNATMAEALRRRIGKRYDLWFLDNAKFSFQDGIITVGARNNYYSDWIQKTFTVDIVESAEEILGMPVQCRFGVDPQLFQQARQDEQAHATAGKRKTAKAKAVATQPLTEPGHAASSKLRSGKTTKPPRKTVGSRRWKTLNDFVAGDCNRLALAAAQSVVDDPAQDANPLVIYGPTGTGKSHLLDGVYVGLKRKFNDGQIMCLAAEDFVNRFVSSMHKSKQSQFRRQFRNCAALLVDDLNFLVGKEKTQVEFLHTFDNLLSDGCQIVVTMDCHPRFCEDLMPELLDRLTGGTIVGVLPPDEKTRLQVMRSKMATAGISIPEKVLKYLASRLRGNIREIEGAINTLKHYARVSGKTINLELAKDALGDLLKQSAKTITLEQIEVAICSVVNIGLSSLRSRSKAWSVSHARMLTIYLSRKHTPATFQEISRHYGNKTHSGAVAAEKKVRGWLDKNERIRCGDREWRIKDLIQRIERELGLI from the coding sequence GTGCCGTCGCAACTTGAGACCGAACACGAGGTTGGTCCGCGTGGTCGTGAAAATGGTGATTTGAATGCAACCATGGCGGAAGCACTCCGCCGCCGCATTGGAAAGCGATATGACCTATGGTTTTTGGATAATGCCAAGTTTTCATTCCAGGATGGTATCATTACAGTTGGTGCCCGGAATAACTATTACTCGGACTGGATACAGAAGACCTTCACAGTAGACATTGTGGAATCGGCAGAAGAGATTCTCGGAATGCCGGTTCAATGTCGATTTGGTGTCGACCCGCAACTGTTTCAGCAAGCTCGTCAGGACGAGCAGGCTCATGCCACAGCTGGCAAACGTAAAACTGCGAAGGCAAAAGCTGTTGCAACTCAGCCATTAACTGAGCCAGGACATGCTGCAAGCTCGAAACTTCGTTCTGGTAAGACGACGAAACCACCTCGAAAAACGGTGGGGAGTCGACGCTGGAAAACGTTGAACGATTTTGTCGCGGGCGATTGTAACCGTTTGGCTTTGGCTGCGGCACAGAGTGTGGTGGATGATCCTGCCCAGGATGCCAACCCACTGGTGATTTACGGCCCTACAGGCACTGGGAAATCCCACCTGCTGGATGGGGTGTATGTTGGATTGAAACGAAAGTTTAACGATGGTCAGATCATGTGCCTGGCGGCAGAGGATTTTGTCAATCGCTTCGTTTCATCCATGCACAAGAGCAAACAAAGCCAGTTTCGGCGACAGTTTCGCAATTGTGCTGCACTGTTGGTGGATGATCTGAACTTCCTTGTGGGGAAAGAGAAGACCCAGGTAGAGTTTCTGCACACGTTTGATAACCTTCTTTCTGATGGTTGTCAGATTGTTGTGACGATGGATTGTCACCCACGGTTTTGTGAAGACCTGATGCCCGAGCTGCTGGATCGTCTGACTGGGGGCACCATTGTTGGTGTGCTTCCACCCGACGAAAAAACGCGTCTGCAGGTGATGCGGTCGAAAATGGCAACCGCCGGGATCAGCATTCCGGAAAAGGTGCTGAAGTACCTGGCATCCCGTCTGCGGGGTAATATTCGCGAGATTGAAGGTGCCATCAATACTTTGAAGCACTATGCACGCGTCTCGGGCAAAACGATCAACCTGGAGCTGGCGAAAGATGCGTTGGGTGATCTGTTAAAGCAATCAGCGAAAACAATCACTCTGGAGCAGATTGAAGTCGCCATTTGCAGTGTGGTGAATATTGGCCTGAGTAGTTTACGTTCCCGCAGTAAGGCATGGTCGGTCAGTCATGCCCGGATGTTGACGATTTACCTGTCGCGTAAGCATACTCCTGCGACGTTTCAGGAAATCAGCAGGCACTATGGCAACAAGACCCACAGTGGGGCAGTTGCGGCCGAGAAAAAAGTACGTGGCTGGCTCGACAAGAATGAACGGATCCGCTGTGGTGACCGTGAATGGCGGATTAAAGACCTGATCCAGCGCATTGAACGAGAACTGGGACTCATCTAA
- a CDS encoding M20/M25/M40 family metallo-hydrolase: MIAPVQWLEKNHENIVRNLADLVAVSSISTDGDHGPEIERTAQITCQQMREAGLQNVEILKVGGSLPYAYGEWMDAPGKPTVFLYAHHDVQPINYPDQWESAPFQLTRRGERLYGRGSADDKGAIVAQLAAIAAYLKTEGSLPVNIKMLVEGEEEIGSKNLIEFFERHREKLFSDVIVVCDTENVEIGLPCITYSLRGVVTLHVEVQTGSIPVHSGMGGGSIADAAIAMNVVLSRLFAQNTPYPIPGFYDNVRPVSEKERASYEKIPGDLQKWRQDCGVVGDVQLAMETGLTPYEQTWRRPAITIIAQEASSIKQASNQVLPKVQALVSCRIVPDMDPKKVVEDLTKVLTDNPPWGAQVRVKEHGAAVSWWMTDPNGPAFEAAMASLRQGFDRDPVAIGCGGTIGFVGPLAELFGGAPALLLGIEDPASNAHAPNESLHEGDWKKLMVSLVHLFHHLSNVPDGKVK; this comes from the coding sequence ATGATTGCACCAGTGCAATGGCTTGAGAAAAATCATGAGAATATTGTGAGAAATTTGGCCGATCTGGTTGCCGTTTCTAGCATCAGCACCGATGGCGACCATGGACCAGAGATTGAACGCACGGCACAGATTACCTGCCAGCAAATGCGGGAAGCTGGTTTACAAAATGTGGAAATCCTCAAAGTGGGTGGGTCGTTGCCCTATGCTTACGGCGAATGGATGGACGCACCCGGCAAACCGACAGTGTTCCTGTATGCCCACCACGATGTCCAGCCGATTAACTACCCCGATCAGTGGGAATCGGCACCTTTTCAACTTACCCGCCGTGGAGAGCGTCTTTATGGTCGTGGTTCTGCCGATGATAAAGGTGCTATCGTTGCCCAGCTCGCAGCGATTGCTGCCTACCTGAAGACCGAAGGCAGCTTGCCGGTCAACATCAAAATGCTGGTGGAGGGTGAGGAAGAGATTGGTTCCAAAAACCTGATTGAGTTTTTTGAACGCCACCGCGAAAAGCTGTTTTCGGATGTGATCGTAGTATGCGACACCGAAAATGTTGAAATTGGCCTGCCCTGCATCACCTATTCTCTTCGTGGCGTGGTTACACTGCATGTCGAAGTGCAAACTGGCTCAATACCGGTCCACAGTGGCATGGGGGGTGGCTCAATCGCCGATGCTGCAATCGCAATGAATGTCGTGTTATCGCGACTATTCGCCCAGAATACCCCCTATCCGATCCCAGGTTTTTACGACAATGTTCGCCCAGTATCAGAAAAAGAACGGGCTTCCTACGAAAAAATTCCAGGTGATCTGCAAAAATGGCGACAGGACTGCGGAGTCGTTGGCGATGTGCAGTTGGCGATGGAAACAGGTTTAACACCCTACGAGCAAACCTGGCGTCGACCTGCGATCACAATCATCGCACAGGAAGCTAGTTCGATCAAACAGGCCTCGAATCAAGTACTGCCGAAAGTGCAGGCCTTGGTCAGTTGCAGGATTGTGCCCGATATGGACCCGAAAAAGGTGGTCGAAGATCTGACCAAAGTCCTGACTGACAACCCACCGTGGGGGGCGCAGGTGCGTGTCAAAGAACATGGGGCTGCAGTCAGTTGGTGGATGACTGATCCCAACGGGCCGGCATTCGAGGCCGCCATGGCATCACTCAGACAAGGATTTGATCGTGACCCGGTGGCAATCGGCTGTGGGGGTACGATTGGCTTTGTTGGCCCGCTGGCAGAACTGTTTGGAGGGGCACCAGCTTTGTTACTGGGTATTGAAGACCCAGCCAGTAATGCCCATGCACCGAACGAAAGTCTCCATGAGGGCGACTGGAAGAAACTGATGGTTTCGCTGGTGCATCTGTTTCACCACTTAAGCAATGTTCCAGATGGAAAGGTAAAATGA
- a CDS encoding ATP-binding cassette domain-containing protein translates to MTAHPPLVSIEGLCKTFPGPDGMPFAAVDDLSFDAFAGEVVGLLGANGAGKTTTLRILCTLLKPTAGFATVAGYDILQNPDDVRRQIGFLSANTGIYERLTAREMVEYYGKLHGLTGNELRERVDSLFDAFQMADIAQKKGGTLSTGQKQKVSIARALVHEPPVLIFDEPTIGLDVLVQRIVLDQVLALREQGKCILYSTHNFREVEKLCTRVIIIHQGKILASGTLAELKATYGKTDIEEIFFHLVEPNSRIS, encoded by the coding sequence ATGACCGCCCACCCACCGTTGGTAAGCATTGAAGGGCTGTGCAAGACGTTTCCGGGCCCTGATGGAATGCCATTTGCTGCCGTTGATGACCTTTCTTTTGATGCGTTTGCGGGTGAAGTAGTGGGTTTGCTGGGTGCGAATGGTGCCGGTAAGACCACTACGCTACGCATCCTGTGCACGCTCTTAAAACCTACCGCTGGCTTCGCGACCGTGGCTGGCTACGACATTCTTCAAAATCCAGACGATGTGCGTCGACAGATTGGCTTTCTTTCTGCGAATACGGGCATTTACGAACGACTCACCGCACGTGAAATGGTTGAGTACTATGGAAAGTTGCACGGTTTGACCGGAAATGAACTTCGGGAGCGTGTGGATAGTCTTTTCGATGCTTTTCAAATGGCAGATATTGCACAAAAGAAAGGCGGTACACTCAGCACCGGTCAGAAGCAGAAAGTTTCCATTGCACGTGCTCTGGTCCACGAACCCCCAGTTCTCATTTTTGATGAACCCACCATTGGTCTGGATGTGCTGGTGCAACGGATCGTTCTTGATCAGGTGTTGGCACTTCGAGAGCAGGGAAAGTGTATTCTTTATTCCACCCACAACTTCCGGGAAGTGGAAAAACTCTGTACTCGGGTCATTATTATCCACCAGGGCAAGATTCTGGCTTCTGGCACATTGGCCGAGTTGAAAGCCACCTACGGAAAAACAGACATTGAAGAGATATTTTTTCACCTGGTGGAGCCAAATTCGCGCATCAGCTGA
- the pdxH gene encoding pyridoxamine 5'-phosphate oxidase, whose translation MTVADIRKEYTQQELTEDSVLESPFAQFDQWFNQSLAANVPEPNAMTLATVNESGQPSARIVLLKGYDVRGLKFFTNYLSRKGLELAGNPHAALVFFWPELERQVRIEGTVVKVSEEESDEYYHSRPRNSRLGAWASQQSEVLTTREELAARQEEFDRRYAGQEIPRPPHWGGYILQPVMFEFWQGRPSRLHDRIVYQWQAGSWHRLRLSP comes from the coding sequence ATGACCGTTGCAGACATTCGCAAAGAATATACCCAGCAGGAACTGACCGAAGACAGCGTGCTGGAAAGCCCATTTGCCCAGTTCGATCAGTGGTTTAATCAGTCACTTGCTGCGAATGTGCCAGAGCCTAACGCAATGACGTTGGCCACAGTCAACGAAAGTGGGCAGCCATCCGCCAGGATCGTGTTGTTGAAAGGATACGATGTGCGTGGGCTGAAGTTCTTCACGAACTATCTCAGCCGTAAAGGTTTAGAACTTGCGGGTAATCCCCATGCCGCACTGGTATTTTTTTGGCCAGAACTGGAACGCCAGGTGCGTATCGAAGGCACTGTGGTAAAGGTTTCGGAAGAGGAATCGGACGAATACTACCACAGCAGGCCACGCAACAGCAGGCTGGGTGCGTGGGCATCTCAGCAAAGCGAAGTGTTAACAACCAGAGAGGAACTGGCCGCACGCCAGGAAGAATTCGACCGTCGTTACGCGGGGCAGGAAATTCCCCGCCCCCCACATTGGGGTGGGTATATCCTGCAGCCAGTGATGTTTGAATTCTGGCAGGGAAGACCAAGCCGCCTGCACGACCGCATCGTTTATCAATGGCAGGCAGGTAGTTGGCACCGACTGCGGCTATCCCCATGA